From the Candidatus Bathyarchaeota archaeon genome, the window TTATACTTGCGGCGGTCCCTATGATATTCACTTTGATATATCCATCCTTAAGTTCTAAAGGGGGTCTAATATGTACCCCTGATTTCAAAATTATTTCCCCAAGTGATCCGTGTTCAAAATAGAAAGAGATTAATTTTGCATCTGGCTCGTTAACAAGAATCTCGACTCTTGAAATATTATCTAAAGATGAGAGGAAATCTTTAACTTGATTAAGTTCTGTTTCTCCATCTACTGCTAAAAGACCTCTACTATATTCCTTTGATGGATGAATATCCAATACACGAAACTCAGCTCCTTTGAATCTATCACCTAGTTTACAAGCCCATAAATTTTCAATTTTGAGTTTGAGACCTACTAAGATCATAAAGTGATGCCATCCAATTTAATACGCTCCAAAAAATATCTTATTATGTGCCCTAGCATATGCAATATTCGTTCTTGATTAGATGAACAGAAGATGGTTTGAATGCCAAATAGACTTTTTTCCCGCTCTTTAATTTCAATTCAGATGATATTTGTCTAGTAACTTCAACTGTGAATTCTTCTCCCTCTACCAGTGTTTTCAATCTAACGATGCCACCTAACAATATCTTTTCCTTTATTGTTGCTTTGAATACATTTTGTGTGCTTATCGCATGCTTATTGAGCATTATGAAAATATCATCAGGTCTAATAAATGTCAGAACTTTGTCGCCTACAGAGAACCGATTTTTGCAAATGGCAATAATTTCTAAATCATTAAATGATACTTTTATTTGTTTTAGCTCTCTATCGACTTTGGTCACATGACCCTTATGATTATTTGCTGAACCGACAAAAGATGCAACAAATTCTGTTTTAGGCTTAAAAAATATTTCATCAGGTTTTCCTATCTGTTCAATTTTCCTGTTATTAAGAATTCCAATTCTATCGGCCATAATTATGGCTTCAGTTTGATCATGTGTAACTTGAATTGTTGTAATACCTAATTTCTTTTGTATGCTTTTTAGCTCGACCCTTAATCCTTCCCGGGTCTTTGCATCAAGATTGCTTAAAGGTTCATCTAATAGTAAGATCTCAGGTTCAATTGTTAAAGCTCTTGCTAAGGCTACTCGTTGTTGTTCTCCTCCACTCAACATGCGAGGATAACGGCGTTTGAGGTTTTCTATTCTTAAGAATTCGATTGTATCGTTAACAACTTGTTTTATCTTATTTTTAGAAAGTCTTGATGTTTTAAGACCGAATACTATATTCTCAAATACATTCAAATGTGGAAATAAAAGATAATCTTGAAAGACCATTCCTATAGGTCTTTTTTCTGGTGGAGCCCCATTTACTAATTCATCATCTATATAAAGGTCCCCTTTATCTTGCTTCATTAAACCGGATATTATATTAAGCATAGTTGTTTTTCCGCATCCACTTGAACCTAGTACAACCATCAGTTCATTGTCCATTATATCGAGGTTTAAATTGTCTAAGACGTCTAAATGCTCGAAGGATTTACCTATCCCATTCAATGATATCTTAGACATTTTGATTTTCCTTTAAGCTTTGATTAATTTCAAAGACTATAGTAGAGTAAGCCTTTGTATTTACCTAAAGTTTTAAAGTAAACAAATATTTATTATTTTTCCCTTATGCCAGGAACATGTGAATGAATATGCGTAAAGAAGAGAGAAATATTATCTTTATAATGATATTCTTATTAATTATTGGTATTCTTGCGTATATCCAATTCTTTGATTCATCTCCTGTTTATGAGAAAAAGAAGATTGTTGCGTTTTGTGGTGCGGCTAGTAAGCCAGTAATGGAAGAGGCTGCTTTAGAGTTTGAAAAGGATTATTGGATTGAGGTTGAACTTCACTTTAGCGGATCAGGTACTGTGCTATCACAAATGAAGATATCAAAAACCGGAGATCTTTACATCCCTGGTTCTCATGATTATATGTTGAGGGCTATGAGAGACGAAGTAGTAGATCCTGATACTATAGAGATGCTCGCTTTCTTAGTACCGCAAATAATAGTACAGGAAGGAAACCCAAAAAACATACAATCTCTAGAGGATTTAACCAAACCTGAAATTAAAGTTGGTATTGGAGACCCTATCTCTGTTTGTGTTGGTGAATATGCAGTTGAGCTTTTAGAATATAATGAACTTTATGAAAGTGTTGAGCCAAATATAGTAGTTCATGCTGAAAGTTGTTCTAAAACAGCAGCATTAGTAACAGCCGAACAGGTTGATGCGATAATCGGCTGGGGTGTTTTCGCTAAATGGAATCCTAAAAAAACTGATGTTGTTCTAATAAAACCTGAAAGAATACCAAAAATTGCTTGTATACCTGGAGCAATATCAGTGTATTCAACTGATAAAGAAAGTGCACAAAAATTCCTAAATTTTTTATACTCTGAGGGAGGACAACAGATCTTCAGAAAATATGGCTACCTTTCAACAATTGAAGAAGCCAGGATTTATGCTCCATTAGCTTCTACACCAGAGATAGTTAAAACAGATGTATTTTAATTGCCTAGAATTGAAAATTAATGTGAGCTTAGTATGAAAGCTTTCTCTGATCGGCTTTTCATTATTTTTGTAGCGATCTCTACAGGATTCTTTGTGCTTTTTTTCTTAGCAATCTTAATCTCTATGGCTTGGTATACGGATTTACAGACTTTGGTATCAACTATATTATCTGAGGAGATATCATTTTCAATTAGGTTAACTCTTCTAACAGCAACAATAGCGGTAATTTTCTGTACAATGATTTCTGTACCTACCGCATATATGCTATCCAGGATGGATTTTACAGGAAAAAATTGGATTGATACTTTACTTGATATCCCTATAGTTCTACCTCCGATTTCTCTTGGAGCAGCTCTTCTTATGTTTTTTAGTACACCTGTAGGCAAGTCTATTGAAGATGCAACAATAAAATTTGTATTCAGTGAACCAGGCATAATTTTAGCTCAATTTACTGTGATCAGTGCTATATCAATTAGACTGATGAAATCAACATTTGATAATATTGATCCGAAATACGAAGCAGTAGCAAGAACTCTGCGTTGTAATAAATTTCAAGCGTTCTTTAGAGTTACCCTTCCGTTAGCAAAAAATGGTTTAATAGCTTCAATAATCCTATCATGGGCAAGAGCGGTAGGAGAATTCGGAGCATCTGTAACTCTAGCTGGAGCAACAAGAATGAAAACCGAGACATTGCCAATTGCCATATACCTTAGTTTATCTACTGCCGATATTGAAAAGACTGTAGCTATTGTTTTTATACTTCTATTAATTTCAGTGATTGTTCTGTTTCTGATTAGAAGAGTTGGTAGTAGAGAGCCTTTTATGTAATTCAAATTACATAAAAAATAGTGAGCGTTATTTTTATGAAATTTATTCTTCTGTACATGGGTGCCCCTTTAATTCTGGATGGCATTTAGAAATTTGTTCCGAAGAACATTCTTTTGGGCTTCCTTTGAGCTTCTCTGGATGTTCACATTTTGACGTCCCACACATTTCAATCACCTTAATTACTATAATTTTTATTGTATTTAACGCGCGCGTTAGCAAATAGAATTAAATAACAAAATAAAAAAAATATATAGAGATTATTAAATTAAAGCCGAAATCACTGCAAAACCAAATAAAGCAAGAATAGCTGCGATGATCATCAAGATTATCATTGCTAAAATAGCGATTATTATGGCCTTTATCCATCCAGTGTCGAAGAAGTGCTTAATCAACAGAAGCCAGACAATTATTACAATTATAGTAGCAAGCCATAGTATATTGGGTAGAGGTAATATTCCTATAATATAGCGTAATATGATGCCTGAGATCACAATCCAGATAGCGTCAGTAAACTTGGCTTTTTCCTTTCCTACTAATGACCGACCTGCAATCCATAAGACAGGCGCCAGAATGATAGTGCT encodes:
- the modA gene encoding molybdate ABC transporter substrate-binding protein, whose product is MRKEERNIIFIMIFLLIIGILAYIQFFDSSPVYEKKKIVAFCGAASKPVMEEAALEFEKDYWIEVELHFSGSGTVLSQMKISKTGDLYIPGSHDYMLRAMRDEVVDPDTIEMLAFLVPQIIVQEGNPKNIQSLEDLTKPEIKVGIGDPISVCVGEYAVELLEYNELYESVEPNIVVHAESCSKTAALVTAEQVDAIIGWGVFAKWNPKKTDVVLIKPERIPKIACIPGAISVYSTDKESAQKFLNFLYSEGGQQIFRKYGYLSTIEEARIYAPLASTPEIVKTDVF
- a CDS encoding helix-turn-helix domain-containing protein, which encodes MILVGLKLKIENLWACKLGDRFKGAEFRVLDIHPSKEYSRGLLAVDGETELNQVKDFLSSLDNISRVEILVNEPDAKLISFYFEHGSLGEIILKSGVHIRPPLELKDGYIKVNIIGTAASINKFFNDSEKLDNVSMEIIRKSELRFLTKSKLTKRQASILKEAIRLGYYDLPRRIKTSELAEKLDLAPSTLAEHLRKAENRIIKDYL
- a CDS encoding ABC transporter permease, translating into MKAFSDRLFIIFVAISTGFFVLFFLAILISMAWYTDLQTLVSTILSEEISFSIRLTLLTATIAVIFCTMISVPTAYMLSRMDFTGKNWIDTLLDIPIVLPPISLGAALLMFFSTPVGKSIEDATIKFVFSEPGIILAQFTVISAISIRLMKSTFDNIDPKYEAVARTLRCNKFQAFFRVTLPLAKNGLIASIILSWARAVGEFGASVTLAGATRMKTETLPIAIYLSLSTADIEKTVAIVFILLLISVIVLFLIRRVGSREPFM
- a CDS encoding ABC transporter ATP-binding protein, encoding MSKISLNGIGKSFEHLDVLDNLNLDIMDNELMVVLGSSGCGKTTMLNIISGLMKQDKGDLYIDDELVNGAPPEKRPIGMVFQDYLLFPHLNVFENIVFGLKTSRLSKNKIKQVVNDTIEFLRIENLKRRYPRMLSGGEQQRVALARALTIEPEILLLDEPLSNLDAKTREGLRVELKSIQKKLGITTIQVTHDQTEAIIMADRIGILNNRKIEQIGKPDEIFFKPKTEFVASFVGSANNHKGHVTKVDRELKQIKVSFNDLEIIAICKNRFSVGDKVLTFIRPDDIFIMLNKHAISTQNVFKATIKEKILLGGIVRLKTLVEGEEFTVEVTRQISSELKLKSGKKVYLAFKPSSVHLIKNEYCIC